The Kribbella sp. NBC_00662 nucleotide sequence CGCCGCCGTACTCGACGGTCAGCCCGGAGGCCCGGGCCGGCGCGATCGCGGCATCCACCGCCTCCTTGGCCTCCGGCGTGACGTCGGCGGCGGGTACGTCGTACGTCACCTGCGCGTAGCCGGTGCGGCCGTCCGGCGAGATCGCCTTCGCGGTGAACGGGTCCAGGACGCGGGCGACCTGGGGTGCGGTCGCGATCCGGTCCAGGGACTGCTGCACCTGCGGGGTGTCGGTGAGCTTCTGGCCGGCGGGCGCCTGGAAAACGATTCGGGCGGTCGCGGCGTCGGCGCCGGCCTGCGGGAAGCGTTCGTTGAGGAGATCGGCGGCCCGTTGCGACTCGGTGCCGGGGATCGAGAAGCCGTTGGCGGTCGGGCCGGAGAGCGTGACCGCGCCTGCGATCCCGGCGGCGAGCAGGCCGAGCCAGATCAGTACGACGAACCGTCGCCCGCGGAAGGCGAGTCGACCCAGCCGGTAGAGATAGGTAGCCATGCCGTCGATGCTTCCGGCGGGGCGCCGTCGCTCGCGTCTGCCGGCTGCGGGCTTCTCGCGGTACTGCGTTCGCCGTACGAGCTACTGCGCCTGCGGTACGCCGGGGCGGACCAGGCCGGTCTGGTACGCGAGGACGACGAGCTGGGCGCGGTCGCGGCAGTCGAGTTTCACCATCGCGCGGTTGACGTGGGTCTTCGCGGTCGACGGGGAGAGGACGAGGCGTTCGGCGATCTCGTCGTTGGACAGGCCGAGGGCGACCAGGCCGACGATCTCGCGTTCGCGCTCGGTGAGGACGTCGAGGACGGTCGGGCCGATCGGGTTGCCAGGGGTGGGCTCGGCCAGGAAGCGGTTGATCAGGCCGCGGACGGCCTTGGGGGAGAGCAGGGCGTCGCCGCGGGCGACCACGCGGATGGCGTCGATGAGCTCTGCCGGTTCCACGCTCTTGCCGAGGAAGCCGCTGGCGCCGGCGCGGATCGCCTCGAACACGTACTCGTCCACCTCGAACGTGGTCAGGATCAGCACCTTCACGCCCGCCAGCGCTTCGTCCGCGGTGATCATCCGGGTCGCCGCGAGACCGTCCACCTCGGGCATCCGGATATCCATCAACACCACATCGGCCCGCTCGGACCGCGCGAGCTCGACCGCCTCACGCCCGTTCGACGCCTCAGCGACGACCTGCAGATCCGGCACTGAACTCACCAGCACCCGAAACCCACTCCGGATCAACGTCTGATCGTCCGCCAGCAACACCCGAATCATCACCCACACCTCCCGTCCCCAGTGGAAGCACAGCAAGTACGTCGAACCCGCCATCCGCAGTCGGCCCGGCAGACAAGCTGCCGCCCACAGCGGCAACTCGCTCGCGCATCCCCACCAACCCATGGCCACCGCTCCGGTACTCGATCGCGGGACGGGCCGTGCGCGCGTCGCCCGTCCGCGTGTCGGTTCCAGGAGCTGCCTGTGGGGCGGGTGCTGGGTTGTGGACCGTGATCGTGAGAGCGGTTGGTGTGTGGGTGAGGCTGACTTGGGCGGGGGCGCCTGGGGCGTGTTTCAGGATGTTGGTGAGGGACTCCTGGATGACGCGGTAGGCGGTTAGTTCTATGACGTCCGGGAGGTCGCTGATGGAGTCGGGAGGTGACCAGGTGACCTGGACTCCGGCGGCGGTGAAGGATCTGATGAGGGCGTCGAGTTCGTGCAGGGATGGAGTCGGTGCGGTTGGGAGGGGCGAGCCGGAGCGGCGGAGTACGCCGAGGAGGACCGTCAGCTCCTGGAGCACCGTGCGGCCGCCGGAGCGGACCAGGGCCAGGGCGTGTTCGGCCTCGTCGGGTTGGGAACGCAATACGTGGGCAGCCACGCCGGCCTGCACGTTCATCAGCGCGATGTGGTGCGCGATGACGTCATGCAGCTCGTGGGCGATCCGCAACCGTTCCTCGATCACCCGACGCTGGGCCTCCTCGTCGCGGGACTGTTCGGCCCGCAGCGCCCGCTCCTCGAGCTCCTGCACGTACGCGCGCCGGTACCGCGTCGCCTCCCCGATCGCCGCGCCGAAAAGCACCACCACGCCGTTGAAGAGATTCGCCAGCAGCTCGCCGTTCGTGAAGACAGCTGCCGCGACGAGCGTCACCGCGACCACGGCGATGATCGACGTGCCACGAGTGCGGTGGTCCGTCCGCAGCACCACCATGTACGCCGCACACGCCATGAACAGCCCGATCGGACTCTTCGCCTGCTGGGTGATCGCGTAGCAGACCCCGGCGGCCGTGGTCAGCCCGAGCGCGACCAACGGTGCCCGCCGCCGGAACACCATGCCGACAGCGGCCGCCGTACACAGCGCTACGCCCGACACGGTCAGAGCGACCTGTCCGGGGTGCCGCTGACCCAGCAGGACCAGGTTGAGCGCGAGGATGACCCCGGCGAGCAGGCAGTCCGCGGCGACCGGAGGTATCCCCAGGTCCCGGCACCACCGCGACACCACGCCCATGCTGTTCACAGTACGTGCCACGCAAGCCCCGAACGTCGTCCTGGAGCAGTATCCGAGCCGTACCGCGAACGCAGTATCAGGCCTGCAGCGCGGAGGCCTGTGCGGCGAGCTCCCGCAGCGCCTCGTACCGCGGGCGCATGGCCGCGACCCTTTCGACCTCGGCATCAACCGGGGTCAGATGCTCGCCGCCCGGCGCCGGAGACAGCCCTAGCGCCACCGCTGCCGCGCCACGCGCACCCACTTCGGCCTCGGCGCAGACCGTGGTCGGACGGGCGAAGGTCGCGGTCAGGCAGCGCCGCCACCACTCCGAGGCGTCGATACCGCCCCCGCCCAGTACGACATCCAGCTGGCGCCCGAAGAGCGAGTCGAGCATGCGTAACCCGCGGTCGACCTCCAGCGATGCTCCCTGCAACGACGCCGCCAGCAGATCCGCCGCAGTGTCGTCGAACGACAGCCCGAAGAACACGCCGGACCCACTCGGCACCGTCGCCGGCGGCCTGGTGCCGGCCATGAACGGGATCGCGATCGCCCGCGACCCCCCGACCTCTGCCCCCGCCAGC carries:
- a CDS encoding response regulator produces the protein MIRVLLADDQTLIRSGFRVLVSSVPDLQVVAEASNGREAVELARSERADVVLMDIRMPEVDGLAATRMITADEALAGVKVLILTTFEVDEYVFEAIRAGASGFLGKSVEPAELIDAIRVVARGDALLSPKAVRGLINRFLAEPTPGNPIGPTVLDVLTEREREIVGLVALGLSNDEIAERLVLSPSTAKTHVNRAMVKLDCRDRAQLVVLAYQTGLVRPGVPQAQ
- a CDS encoding sensor histidine kinase, which gives rise to MGVVSRWCRDLGIPPVAADCLLAGVILALNLVLLGQRHPGQVALTVSGVALCTAAAVGMVFRRRAPLVALGLTTAAGVCYAITQQAKSPIGLFMACAAYMVVLRTDHRTRGTSIIAVVAVTLVAAAVFTNGELLANLFNGVVVLFGAAIGEATRYRRAYVQELEERALRAEQSRDEEAQRRVIEERLRIAHELHDVIAHHIALMNVQAGVAAHVLRSQPDEAEHALALVRSGGRTVLQELTVLLGVLRRSGSPLPTAPTPSLHELDALIRSFTAAGVQVTWSPPDSISDLPDVIELTAYRVIQESLTNILKHAPGAPAQVSLTHTPTALTITVHNPAPAPQAAPGTDTRTGDARTARPAIEYRSGGHGLVGMRERVAAVGGSLSAGPTADGGFDVLAVLPLGTGGVGDDSGVAGGRSDVDPEWVSGAGEFSAGSAGRR